Proteins found in one Lachancea thermotolerans CBS 6340 chromosome C complete sequence genomic segment:
- the RAD51 gene encoding recombinase RAD51 (similar to uniprot|P25454 Saccharomyces cerevisiae YER095W RAD51 Strand exchange protein forms a helical filament with DNA that searches for homology involved in the recombinational repair of double-strand breaks in DNA during vegetative growth and meiosis homolog of Dmc1p and bacterial RecA protein), whose translation MSEGQEAVYRDSQGDAAFDSQRNGAPSASGGSAEAQLFVGENGEQDREMAGDGEDVALVSFVPLERLQVNGITALDIKKLRENGLHTADAVAYAPRKDLLEIKGISEAKADRLLNEAARLVPMGFVTAADFHMRRSEMICLTTGSKNLDTLLGGGIETGSITELFGEFRTGKSQLCHTLAVTCQIPLDMGGGEGKCLYIDTEGTFRPIRLVSIAQRFGLDPDDALNNVAYARAYNADHQLRLLDAAAQMMSESRFSLIVVDSIMALYRTDFSGRGELSARQMHLAKFMRALQRLADQFGVAVVVTNQVVAQVDGSAMFNPDPKKPIGGNIMAHSSTTRLGFKKGRGCQRFCKVVDSPCLPEAECIFAIYEDGVGDPREEDE comes from the coding sequence ATGTCTGAAGGCCAGGAAGCAGTATATCGAGATTCTCAAGGCGATGCTGCCTTTGACAGTCAGAGAAATGGAGCCCCGAGCGCTTCAGGTGGCTCAGCAGAAGcacaactttttgttgggGAAAATGGCGAGCAAGACAGAGAGATGGCCGGTGACGGCGAAGATGTAGCACTTGTATCATTTGTTCCTCTTGAACGCTTGCAAGTGAATGGTATAACAGCCCTGGATATTAAAAAGCTGCGCGAGAACGGACTTCATACGGCAGATGCGGTGGCGTATGCCCCTCGTAAGGACTTGCTTGAAATCAAAGGCATTTCAGAGGCCAAAGCGGATAGGCTTTTGAACGAGGCCGCCAGGCTTGTCCCTATGGGGTTCGTGACCGCGGCTGATTTTCATATGCGTCGCTCAGAGATGATCTGTCTGACTACGGGATCGAAGAATCTCGACACGCTCCTGGGAGGTGGCATCGAGACGGGCTCTATCACagaactttttggtgaGTTCAGAACTGGTAAGTCTCAGCTCTGCCACACTTTGGCGGTGACGTGCCAGATCCCGCTCGACATGGGTGGCGGCGAGGGCAAGTGCTTGTATATTGATACAGAGGGTACGTTCCGGCCGATCAGACTGGTTTCTATAGCTCAACGGTTTGGGCTCGATCCCGATGATGCTCTGAACAATGTTGCATACGCCCGTGCGTATAACGCGGACCACCAACTGCGGCTGTTGGATGCGGCGGCGCAAATGATGAGTGAGTCGCGTTTCTCGCTCATTGTTGTTGACTCCATCATGGCACTTTACAGGACTGATTTTTCGGGCAGAGGCGAGCTCAGTGCCCGTCAAATGCACTTGGCCAAGTTTATGCGCGCATTACAAAGACTCGCGGACCAGTTCGGCGTTGCTGTTGTGGTTACAAACCAAGTCGTGGCACAGGTTGACGGTTCTGCAATGTTCAATCCCGATCCCAAGAAACCTATTGGCGGGAATATTATGGCTCACTCATCTACTACACGGTTGGGATTCAAGAAGGGCAGAGGCTGCCAGAGGTTTTGCAAAGTTGTCGATTCGCCATGCCTGCCGGAAGCCGAATGCATTTTTGCCATTTACGAGGACGGAGTTGGAGATCCTCGCGAGGAAGATGAGTAA
- the YEL1 gene encoding Arf family guanine nucleotide exchange factor YEL1 (weakly similar to uniprot|P34225 Saccharomyces cerevisiae YBL060W Hypothetical ORF), whose protein sequence is MTGLEGAQNLTVADKQLTPDEGVLTESPKMTNIHEIVEDTAASSENGDSEAKEIAAKIRAGTLENVEFTEYANYLGTPGNDQILREFLLLLDPLPSSITGTLRKLSSSLYFIAEAANLDTILEALSRQWLSEHNKAHYQDNYKLCHIVMFALLMLNSTLHNSEADLSFTIEEFRENTINALQKESPDIDVPSFNRELSLCYYQLDNEQLPLLRPPSQPRYSLSGRRTNGNGGHSNMKKASMLSLERFQTNQSLISTQNSMATLTSRDTTANSNYRMRNNKPLQKLYLDEPFDAELQDLNGTPWLMDSMVNVQEASKANNSTSQLLSSPVTRKRKLMSWFRKHTKDTIFNENIHAADTDNWQHARIRIYQGRLFVYKFKGFGRERSIPRDIHKWSLEMCKRSCSQFHVYNLYGTIASLVQENIVASENSNVSSASFLIDFPHGLDSTSGLSFRFKTRNQDEAKQFTACCNFWSARISPIPSAQVEMISNEEYGWSPRLLEGESGAEQVNLAQVKLAHWKPLVGLDAIFSELDEGIALWDFDSQLGNLRVFTELLGAQLDEHNAVKPKMVELWAKKGREYQPQFEAAMENWNNKYLYLNKQYQKHLVYLKALENAVQFYERSKSVKNPETKNAAKEQS, encoded by the coding sequence ATGACTGGCCTAGAAGGGGCACAAAATCTGACAGTTGCTGACAAGCAACTGACACCTGATGAAGGAGTTCTCACGGAATCTCCCAAAATGACAAACATCCACGAGATCGTGGAGGATACCGCCGCCTCAAGCGAAAACGGCGACTcagaagcaaaagaaatAGCTGCCAAGATTCGTGCAGGTACGCTGGAGAACGTAGAATTCACAGAATATGCGAATTACCTTGGCACGCCAGGAAACGACCAAATTCTGCGTGAGtttttgcttctgcttgacCCGCTACCATCTTCCATAACAGGAACACTGCGAAAGCTTTCAAGCAGTCTCTATTTTATTGCAGAGGCTGCAAACCTTGATACAATCCTCGAGGCACTTTCTAGGCAATGGCTAAGTGAGCACAACAAGGCGCACTATCAGGACAACTACAAATTGTGCCACATTGTTATGTTTGCGCTTCTGATGCTCAATTCTACTCTCCACAACTCAGAGGCCGACCTCAGCTTCACCATAGAAGAGTTTAGGGAAAACACTATCAACGCGCtgcaaaaagaaagccCCGATATTGATGTACCAAGCTTCAATCGCGAACTCTCCTTGTGCTACTACCAATTGGACAACGAACAGCTTCCACTTCTGCGGCCACCCTCGCAACCAAGATACAGCCTTTCTGGGCGGCGAACAAACGGCAACGGGGGCCATTCAAATATGAAAAAAGCTTCAATGCTTTCTTTGGAGCGATTCCAGACTAATCAGTCTCTGATATCCACGCAGAATAGTATGGCGACGCTTACCTCCAGGGACACAACTGCAAACAGCAATTACCGCATGCGCAACAACAAACCATTGCAAAAACTGTACTTGGACGAGCCCTTTGACGCCGAGTTGCAGGATTTGAATGGAACACCCTGGCTTATGGATTCTATGGTCAATGTTCAAGAAGCGTCTAAGGCCAACAACTCGACATCGCAGCTCTTGTCGTCTCCTGTAACGCGCAAGCGAAAACTAATGTCATGGTTTCGCAAACACACCAAGGACAccattttcaatgaaaataTTCACGCTGCCGACACAGATAACTGGCAGCATGCACGCATTCGCATTTATCAAGGGCGACTGTTTGTTTACAAATTTAAAGGCTTTGGACGTGAGCGCTCCATACCGAGGGATATTCACAAATGGAGTCTTGAAATGTGCAAGAGGTCATGCTCGCAATTTCACGTCTACAACCTCTACGGCACTATTGCATCGCTGGTTCAGGAAAACATAGTAGCAAGCGAAAACTCAAATGTGAGTAGcgccagctttttgattgaCTTCCCACATGGCCTTGATTCTACAAGCGGCCTTTCTTTCAGGTTCAAAACGCGGAACCAAGACGAAGCCAAGCAATTTACTGCGTGCTGCAATTTCTGGAGTGCTCGTATTTCACCAATACCCTCTGCCCAGGTTGAAATGATATCCAATGAAGAATATGGCTGGAGTCCACGTTTACTTGAAGGTGAGAGCGGTGCGGAACAGGTAAACTTAGCTCAGGTTAAGTTGGCTCATTGGAAGCCGCTTGTAGGCCTTGACGCTATTTTCTCCGAGCTAGATGAGGGTATTGCGCTGTGGGATTTCGACTCTCAGCTGGGAAATCTTCGCGTGTTCACTGAGCTTCTGGGCGCTCAGCTCGACGAACATAATGCCGTAAAACCCAAGATGGTTGAGCTCTGGGCCAAAAAGGGGCGCGAATATCAACCTCAGTTCGAGGCCGCAATGGAAAACTGGAACAACAAGTACTTGTATCTCAACAAGCAATACCAAAAGCACCTGGTCTATTTAAAGGCCCTGGAGAATGCCGTGCAGTTCTACGAACGCTCCAAAAGCGTCAAGAATCCAGAAACAAAGAACGCAGCCAAAGAGCAGTCTTAA
- the PUP3 gene encoding proteasome core particle subunit beta 3 (highly similar to uniprot|P25451 Saccharomyces cerevisiae YER094C PUP3 Beta subunit of the 20S proteasome involved in ubiquitin-dependent catabolism human homolog is subunit C10) produces MSDPSSINGGIVVAMTGKDCVAIACDLRLGSQSLGVANNFEKIFHYGHVFLGLTGLATDVTTLSETFRYKTNMYKLKEDRFIEPETFTQLVSSTLYEKRFGPYFTGPVVAGINSRTGKPYISGFDLIGCIDEAKDFVVSGTASEQLFGMCESLYEPNLEPEDLFETISQALLNAADRDALSGWGAAVYIIKKDKVIKRYLKTRQD; encoded by the exons ATGTCTGATCCAAGCTCCATTAACG GTGGTATCGTCGTAGCCATGACCGGTAAAGATTGCGTAGCAATTGCATGCGATCTGCGCCTTGGTAGCCAATCTTTGGGTGTTGCCAACAACTTCGAAAAGATCTTTCATTATGGGCATGTCTTCCTAGGGCTAACAGGCTTAGCTACCGACGTAACAACCCTATCAGAGACCTTCAGATACAAGACAAACATGtacaagctcaaggagGATCGCTTCATAGAGCCTGAAACATTCACACAACTTGTATCGAGTACACTGTACGAGAAGAGATTCGGCCCCTACTTTACAGGCCCTGTCGTGGCAGGCATCAACTCGAGAACAGGAAAGCCCTACATCTCTGGCTTCGATCTAATTGGGTGCATTGATGAGGCCAAAGACTTTGTGGTTAGTGGAACCGCCTCGGAACAGCTGTTTGGTATGTGTGAATCACTTTACGAACCCAACCTAGAACCTGAAGACCTTTTCGAAACGATAAGTCAAGCCCTTCTGAATGCGGCTGATCGTGACGCTTTGTCGGGATGGGGTGCTGCCGTATACATaatcaagaaagacaaggTCATTAAGCGCTACCTAAAGACCAGACAAGATTGA
- the CMC2 gene encoding Cmc2p (highly similar to uniprot|Q3E7A4 Saccharomyces cerevisiae YBL059ca): MHPQLESQRFHSCLDLIEALDKCHQAEYYKRALGLCNNEKEALSKCLHQARYEVGKAAILENRKKQKVVEAKWKQIREEEYGEDAILKRIIQEQVAKKQKEQAKENK; encoded by the exons ATGCATCCCCAACTTGAATCCCAAAGGTTCCATT CATGTCTCGACCTCATTGAGGCACTTGATAAGTGCCACCAGGCTGAGTATTATAAAAGAGCCCTTGGGCTATGTAATaacgagaaagaagctctttcaaaatgtttgCATCAGGCTAGATACGAGGTAGGAAAAGCTGCCATTTTAGAGAATCgcaagaaacagaaagtTGTGGAAGCTAAGTGGAAGCAGATCCGGGAAGAAGAGTATGGCGAGGATGCTATTTTGAAGAGGATTATCCAGGAACAGGtggccaagaagcaaaaggAGCAAGCAAAGGAAAACAAATGA
- the AIM11 gene encoding Aim11p (similar to uniprot|P87275 Saccharomyces cerevisiae YER093C-A Hypothetical ORF), whose translation MASVQLSSRDISVFSNEYKERRRLQMMRFFGATAFTLISARLAFRGVQSRKYVPNMFQLNHKPPTYSFQGEAVSALAFGTGLATGTFSMLVFGTCWVWDISSLAEFTLKMKKLMGEPVTDQALLENTPMDEDTRKVAEALEDMLKGSRKD comes from the exons ATGGCCAGTGTGCAGCTCAGTTCCAGAGACATCTCTGTGTTTTCAAATGAATATAAAGAGCGAAGAAGGCTTCAGATGATGCGTTTCTTTGGTGCGACGGCATTCACTCTAATATCTGCACGTTTGGCCTTCAGAGGGGTTCAATCTAGGAAGT ATGTGCCTAATATGTTTCAGCTAAATCACAAACCGCCAACATACTCTTTTCAGGGCGAAGCGGTTAGCGCACTTGCATTTGGGACAGGCCTAGCCACAGGCACTTTTTCCATGCTTGTCTTTGGCACTTGTTGGGTATGGGACATATCGTCGCTGGCAGAGTTCACACTaaagatgaagaaactCATGGGAGAGCCAGTGACTGATCAAGCacttttggaaaacacACCCATGGACGAAGATACTAGGAAAGTTGCAGAGGCGCTCGAAGACATGCTCAAGGGCTCACGGAAAGATTGA
- the TSC11 gene encoding TORC2 complex subunit TSC11 (similar to uniprot|P40061 Saccharomyces cerevisiae YER093C TSC11 Binding Protein of TOR Protein required for cell viability) codes for MTSQRSSPHLTRSRSSADEILTRSRHNTVLSTSFVSTRRADEQPASPLSAHKPRRTRSGTAKSINNLKHDIHHVQQDLVRLRKSKEDTEKLKESATNDIYPGNYSQEHLQRHSMVLQSNNQLRKLDQQIKKSGDLLSSLRKKLDSTTEEVRPTASTNPSFISKELRRTSDYTTADDSTTAEELSARSLSEDDVSSASLDEASNGESPGNKQVSSSDAAASEKHATWLVSDYLQSLQDKNASTDYLLETANDLTLLLKQNPTIKFDLYLPAFSSTIQQLLLSDADVTVAAAYRICRHLITGQEFIQELLKLHLEPFLIISLAKPNSCYVERLHALKLIRSFLGHDAGITLGLVQAIISCIEKPDDRLREVALETLLELCYTKPMFVRRCGGIQFLGSFIGECSSPQQAAYVLDAMLDLMTFRETRSCFIDSFDVRVVLTSLSDSQIKANFNAERLKSGINLVSRCLTNYNGIILFSQDDFRPLRELLAFFQAPQLASYLVDLFLDVLRIRSISPTGKKTANHNFKISPSHFHFETMPINQYVGLLAGVLYKVGFIDCLLGVLIQLAPGKKDHGVAAKTRYLITEYCNIAMNLAGLKPSASAGLLSFNYSDFEKVFSEVFQYEKVTNKLNKSRNTIGMSDIGSLRDIMDFSEQLKHKALINDVDEARFKRMVYDTRVLQTKDFSLWNWSILSDLLEGPLLNGKRLDDLARTTKFFRRLMVFYRPMRFRFSKIRQGSRLAPKCVHVGRQLFRTLTSNREGIKVLSDDTKLIPQIASLLFKAMEGHTAGNVFSRESLSKTVCAGYFKIIGTFTESLRGVRILEKWNVFTVIYKMFQHTSKFTDSFLLLILPELDLEHSLHCRNILNKALVHPMEEVRVEATRLLGNKIQDIPQKASTSGREKVLEKFLVELLVRQLYDLSPKVIAAADKILYDYCATQDWPPRVDIPRHHLLDQLMFIRSPILLEFLKTPAGFKQLNDIGFVETEREKWISHKNKEYVSRVEAFIQAEASKFSNDTSYSTPSRKKLPMHFCHSLASTEEGVNLISQKGDFVQIINIIKRYRHNNFPDLTVDEDIELKAALWCCGHIGSTEPGINLLDNYSIVNDIVSISLRTSSMSIKFTSFFVLGLVAKTNEGCEILDELGWDCSLNVQKVPLGLTFPRDVLRFLRFPESNLSDDRFADQGTQINDGDAPLEYEVPTLDLDMLLNNKAKAENTMGDAQEELQAEIERQTRNLEMFRLQACQISSDEALDRVMRAASKLNNHILCNAAVKEITEVISTYGAARFETPKVFFWVLGLLEQYRFKPQARKFLCDLLLRKKTLEVMIRKDKKKRKS; via the coding sequence ATGACCAGTCAAAGATCGAGCCCACACCTCACGAGATCTAGGTCTAGTGCGGATGAGATATTGACGAGAAGCAGACACAATACTGTGCTCTCGACATCTTTTGTGTCAACACGGAGAGCCGATGAGCAACCTGCATCACCATTGAGCGCTCACAAACCGAGGCGAACGAGAAGCGGAACAGCCAAAAGTATAAATAATCTCAAGCATGACATTCACCATGTTCAACAAGATCTGGTAAGGCTACGGAAATCAAAGGAAGATACCGAGAAACTTAAGGAGTCAGCAACGAACGACATATACCCCGGAAACTATTCCCAAGAGCACCTTCAACGCCATTCAATGGTGTTGCAGTCGAACAACCAGTTACGGAAGCTCGACCAACAGATCAAAAAATCTGGAGATCTTCTTTCATCGCTCAGAAAGAAATTAGACAGCACAACGGAAGAGGTACGTCCTACTGCGAGCACAAATCCCAGTTTTATTAGCAAGGAATTGAGGCGTACCTCAGACTATACGACTGCAGATGATAGCACAACTGCGGAAGAATTGTCCGCCCGATCTTTATCTGAAGACGACGTATCTTCGGCAAGTCTTGACGAAGCTAGCAATGGGGAGTCTCCAGGAAATAAACAGGTGTCGAGTAGCGACGCAGCAGCTAGCGAGAAGCATGCTACATGGCTCGTTAGTGACTATTTGCAAAGTTTACAAGACAAAAATGCGTCAACAGATTATCTGTTGGAAACTGCTAATGACCTCACgctgcttttgaaacagaaCCCTACCATCAAATTTGATCTTTATCTTCCTGCATTCTCGAGTACTATCCAGCAGTTGCTTCTGAGCGATGCTGATGTGACCGTTGCTGCTGCGTACCGGATATGCCGCCATCTGATCACTGGTCAAGAATTTATTCAGGAGCTGTTAAAATTGCACTTGGAGCCGTTCCTTATCATTTCACTTGCAAAACCGAACTCGTGTTACGTGGAGAGGCTACATGCTCTGAAACTGATACGCTCGTTTCTTGGACATGATGCAGGCATAACCCTTGGTCTTGTTCAAGCTATTATAAGCTGTATTGAAAAACCAGATGATAGGTTAAGAGAAGTTGCATTAGAAACATTACTAGAACTGTGCTATACTAAGCCTATGTTTGTACGACGTTGCGGCGGTATTCAATTTCTAGGGTCATTCATAGGTGAATGCTCTTCTCCTCAACAGGCGGCTTACGTCCTCGACGCCATGCTAGACCTCATGACATTTCGGGAAACTCGAAGTTGTTTCATTGATAGCTTTGATGTGCGCGTAGTGCTCACTTCTTTATCAGACTCCCAAATTAAGGCCAACTTTAACGCGGAAAGACTCAAAAGTGGAATCAACCTTGTTAGCCGATGCCTCACAAACTATAACGGTATTATACTTTTCTCTCAAGATGACTTCAGACCTCTGCGCGAGCTTCTTGCCTTTTTTCAGGCTCCACAGCTCGCATCATACTTGGTCGACCTGTTTTTAGACGTTCTTCGAATCAGGTCAATCTCGCCTACAGGTAAGAAAACTGCCAACcacaatttcaaaatttctcCATCACACTTTCATTTTGAGACAATGCCCATCAATCAATATGTGGGTCTTTTGGCGGGCGTTCTTTACAAGGTCGGTTTTATAGATTGTCTGTTGGGGGTTTTAATTCAATTAGCGCCAGGCAAAAAGGACCACGGAGTGGCGGCCAAAACTAGGTATCTCATAACAGAATACTGCAACATAGCAATGAATTTAGCGGGGCTTAAACCGAGCGCGTCAGCGGGCCTTCTTTCCTTCAATTATTCCGATTTCGAGAAAGTGTTCTCTGAAGTTTTCCAGTATGAAAAGGTCACTAAtaagctcaacaaaagtAGAAATACCATTGGAATGTCCGATATAGGTTCATTGCGAGACATAATGGATTTTTCTGAGCAACTAAAGCACAAAGCGCTTATAAATGATGTTGACGAAGCTCGTTTCAAAAGAATGGTTTACGATACCAGGGTCCTACAAACAAAAGATTTTTCTCTATGGAACTGGAGTATTTTATCTGACCTCCTTGAGGGACCTCTTTTGAATGGCAAGAGGCTTGACGATCTCGCCAGAACAACCAAGTTTTTTCGGCGTCTTATGGTGTTCTACAGACCGATGAGAtttcgtttttcaaagattcgTCAAGGCTCTAGACTTGCGCCCAAGTGCGTGCATGTGGGGCGCCAACTTTTCAGAACTCTCACATCAAACCGAGAAGGCATTAAGGTTTTGAGTGATGATACAAAGTTAATACCTCAGATTGcgtctcttcttttcaaggcgATGGAAGGTCACACAGCTGGGAACGTTTTCTCCAGGGAAAGCCTCTCGAAAACTGTATGCGCAGGCTACTTTAAAATTATAGGGACCTTTACCGAATCACTCAGAGGTGTAagaattttggaaaaatggAATGTGTTTACTGTCATCTACAAAATGTTTCAACACACTTCAAAGTTTACCGActcttttttgcttctcaTTCTCCCAGAGCTGGATCTTGAGCACTCTCTGCACTGTCGGAACATACTGAATAAAGCCCTTGTTCATCCCATGGAAGAAGTTCGCGTCGAAGCAACACGCTTGCTCGGAAACAAAATACAAGACATACCACAAAAAGCGAGCACTAGCGGGAGAGAAAAGGTCCTTGAGAAATTTCTCGTTGAGCTGCTTGTTCGCCAGCTTTACGACTTGTCACCTAAGGTAATTGCAGCCGCTGATAAAATACTCTATGACTATTGCGCCACACAAGACTGGCCTCCTCGAGTGGATATACCCCGTCATCATCTGCTGGATCAGCTAATGTTTATACGGTCTCCTATTCTTCTGGAATTCTTAAAGACCCCTGCCGGTTTCAAGCAATTGAACGACATTGGTTTTGTGGAGACAGAGAGGGAAAAATGGATATCGcacaagaacaaagagtACGTTAGCagagttgaagcttttattCAAGCCGAGGCGTCGAAATTTTCTAACGACACATCTTACAGTACACCGTCGCGGAAGAAACTGCCAATGCATTTCTGCCACAGTCTCGCTAGCACTGAGGAAGGAGTAAACTTGATATCTCAAAAAGGAGACTTTGTTCAAATCATAAACATCATAAAGAGGTATCGTCATAATAACTTTCCCGACCTAACTGTGGATGAGGACATAGAACTAAAGGCCGCCCTATGGTGTTGTGGCCATATTGGCTCAACTGAGCCGGGGATAAACCTTTTGGACAACTACTCGATTGTCAACGACATTGTTAGCATAAGCTTAAGAACGTCTTCAATGTCCATCAAGTTCACATCATTTTTTGTATTAGGGTTAGTTGCCAAGACGAATGAGGGTTGCGAGATATTGGACGAGCTTGGCTGGGACTGCAGCTTGAATGTACAAAAGGTCCCATTAGGGCTCACTTTCCCAAGAGATGTGCTGCGGTTCTTGCGATTCCCAGAATCAAACCTCAGCGATGACCGTTTTGCCGATCAGGGCACGCAAATAAATGACGGCGACGCCCCACTTGAGTATGAAGTACCAACCTTGGACTTAGATATGCTTTTGAATAATAAGGCAAAGGCAGAAAACACGATGGGAGATGCGCAAGAAGAGTTACAAGCGGAAATTGAACGCCAAACACGAAACCTAGAGATGTTCAGGCTGCAGGCTTGTCAGATTAGCTCCGACGAAGCGCTCGATAGAGTGATGCGGGCCGCCAGCAAGCTCAATAATCACATATTGTGCAACGCTGCCGTAAAAGAAATCACTGAAGTAATTTCCACGTACGGAGCGGCGAGGTTCGAGACTCCAAAAGTGTTCTTTTGGGTTCTTGGGCTCTTGGAACAATACCGGTTTAAGCCACAAGCTCGCAAGTTCCTGTGCGACCTTCTCCTGCGCAAGAAGACCCTCGAAGTCATGATTCGCAAGGATAAGAAAAAACGCAAGTCTTAG
- the IES5 gene encoding Ies5p (similar to uniprot|P40060 Saccharomyces cerevisiae YER092W IES5 Protein that associates with the INO80 chromatin remodeling complex under low-salt conditions), protein MTSSKIPVPSKEYAKQLSRREELTKQESSLKREYTTMLRKMASVMAVLQELDDGQEASQQTISESALLKVPELKQYSQLLHDIDSKALEDIEIPEVLKDSYALYKQSPLLYKDL, encoded by the coding sequence ATGACCAGCTCTAAAATTCCAGTACCCTCCAAAGAATATGCAAAGCAACTATCGAGGCGGGAAGAGCTCACCAAGCAAGAGTCATCGTTAAAGAGGGAGTACACCACAATGCTGCGAAAAATGGCAAGTGTCATGGCCGTGCTacaagagcttgatgatGGACAGGAGGCTTCACAGCAAACAATTTCAGAAAGCGCACTGCTCAAGGTCCCTGAACTGAAACAATACTCTCAGCTTTTGCATGACATAGACAGTAAAGCACTAGAGGATATTGAGATACCAGAAGTCCTGAAAGACTCGTATGCGCTTTATAAACAGTCGCCTCTACTTTACAAGGACCTGTGA
- a CDS encoding KLTH0C06996p (no similarity), producing the protein MQSEILVEIRTLNQLGIPTMATAPVQNVFVLRLTGSVCSFAFSMKSLSKKRYLKFKHEHPEIECTDERCPERLKNWVHQQRYIYGQGIVTVVFLPLCYLFANTLIKDSVYENTPFNRARNLVILFGHVQHFFVCAVGFYRCKKWTEDLVDSIACDGKASNSCSWYGYAKLERGQDKAHRFLSIMYGSQHTRRHAN; encoded by the coding sequence ATGCAGTCAGAAATACTAGTAGAGATTCGTACACTAAACCAGCTCGGAATTCCCACCATGGCGACTGCTCCTGTGCAaaacgtttttgttttaCGACTCACTGGCTCTGTGTGTAGCTTCGCTTTCTCAATGAAAAGCCTCAGTAAGAAAAGATATctgaagttcaagcacGAACATCCTGAGATTGAATGTACCGACGAAAGATGCCCCGAAAGGCTGAAAAACTGGGTACACCAGCAGCGCTACATTTATGGGCAGGGAATAGTGACAGTTGTGTTTCTTCCGTTATGCTATCTTTTCGCAAACACGTTGATCAAGGACAGCGTTTACGAGAACACTCCTTTCAACAGGGCCCGCAACCTAGTAATTTTGTTCGGTCATGTACAacacttttttgtttgcgCAGTGGGTTTCTACCGCTGCAAAAAGTGGACCGAAGATTTAGTAGACAGCATAGCATGCGATGGAAAGGCATCCAATAGTTGCAGTTGGTATGGGTATGCGAAGCTCGAGAGAGGGCAGGACAAAGCGCATAGGTTTTTAAGTATTATGTATGGGTCGCAACATACGCGGCGACATGCAAATTGA